The DNA window GCAGGAGCGTGGTCTTGCCCGAACCGTTGCGGCCCACCAGCGCGATCCGTTCCGGGCCGCGCAGTTCCCACTCGCCCGGCACGGACGCCCCGTGGGCCAGGCGCAGGTCGCCCAGGGTCAGGACGCGCCGGCCCGGGGGTACCTGGGTGGCGGGCAGCTGGATGCGGATCGCGTCGTCGTCGCGGACCGCCTCCACCGCGTGGTCCAGCCGCTCCTTGGCCTCGGCCAGCTTCTCGGTGTGCAGGATGCGGTGCTTGCCGGCCGACTCCTGCGCGGCCCGCTTGCGGGCGCCCATCACGATCTTCGGTTCGCGCTTGGTGTCGTTCATCTTCTGGCCGTACCGCTTGCGCCGGGCCAACTTGGCGTGGGCATCGGCGAGTTCGCGCTTCTGCCGCTGTACGTCGGCCTCCGCGACCCTGACCATGCGCTCCGCCGCGTCCTGCTCGGCGGCGAGCATCGCCTCGTAGTCGGTGAAGTTCCCGCCGTACCACCGGACTTCGCCGTCGCGCAGATCGGCGATCTGGTCGACGCGCTCCAGCAGCTCCCGGTCGTGGCTGACCAGGACCATCACCCCGGTCCAGGACTCCACCGCCGCGTACAGCCGGCCGCGGGCCCGCAGGTCGAGGTTGTTGGTGGGCTCGTCCAGCAGCAGTACGTCGGGCCGTGCCAGCAGGAGGGCGGCCAGCCGCAGCAGGACGCACTCGCCGCCCGAGAGTTCGCCGACGGTCCGGTCCAGGCCGATCCGGGCGAGCCCGAGCTGGTCGAGCGTGGCCAGGGCCCGCTCCTCCACGTCCCAGTCGTCGCCCACGGCGGTGAAGTTCGCCTCGGTGGCCTCGCCGGCCTCGATGGCGTGCAGGGCCTGCCGGGCGGTCCGGATGCCGAGCGCCTCGTCCACGCGCAGCGCGGTGTCGAGGGTGATGTTCTGCGGGAGGTACCCGATGCTGCCGGCGACCGACAACTGGCCGTCAGTGGGGGTCAGTTCACCCGCGAGAAGTTTCAGCAGGGTGGACTTCCCGCAGCCGTTGAGCCCGATCAGGCCGGTGCGGCCGGGTCCCACGGTGAGGTGGAACCCGTCGAACACGGGGGTGCCGTCGGGCCAGTCGAAGGACAGGGCGGAGCAGGTGACGAATGCGGGGGCATGGCTCATGGAGGCCTCCAGGTTGCGTGAGTGGTACGTGCAACGCGGGGAGACGACCGGCTGTCGGATGGCGGTGGCCGGTGTCTCGGACCTCAGACGAACAATGTCCTGCTCCGTTTCGGCGGCACGCGGCTGTGAAGGGCGTGCGCGGTTGTGCGAAGGGCGTGAACGAAGCTACGGGCGGCCGAAGGCGCCCGCAAACGAATTAACGACAGCCCTGGCCGGGCCGCCGCGGCCGCCGGTCAGCAGGTATCGCGCATCAGCTCGGCCAGGCTGTGGTCCACGTCGAGGTACAGGTGCTCCAGGCCGGGCGGGACCACCGTCGAGGCGCGCTCCAGGAACCGGTGCAGTTCGGCCGTCAGCATCAGGATGATCGCCACGCCTTCGGGTGCGTGGAACTCGATGGTGGTGCGGTCCCCGTCGTACGGGCGCACGCGCACGTCGCCGCAGCCGGAGGGGCGGTCCAGGCCTGATTCGAGCAGCTCGCGCGAGAAGGTCCACGAGACCTCGACGCCCTCCAGCGTGGCGGGGGCGGGGAAGGCCATCCGCACGGCGAACGGATCCGCGCGGTCGTAGCAGAGGGTGACGGGAACGGTCTCGACCTTCGGCGCGGTGGCGACCAGACGGGCCTGTGCGGCCTGCTCGATGACAGTGATCAAGGCTCACTCCCTTGCGGCGGATCTGCTGCCGGGCTGTGGGGTGGGACCCGGCAACCCGATAGACGCCCGAATCGGCAAATCCGTGCACGGGAGCTGACGTGAGCTGTGTCACCGATTGGCCGGAACCCGCCTGTGTGATCGCACAGAGTGACGAGGGGGCTTGTGCGGCGGCGGGAAGGCCGGGGGAGGTGGACGCTCCGGACCCGTCCCAGAAGGGCTGGTAACCGCTCACTCCGCAGGCGCAAGACTCGGCCGACCGGGTAACCCGCGGGAGGTGACGCGCCCTGGACGGGGCATCAGGGGTGCGTTAGCTTCCGGCGCCATGAGACTTCTGGGAGTTGGCATGTGCGCGGCGGTCCTGGCGGTGGGCTTGACGGCCGCGCCCGCCCATGCGTCCGCGGCCGGAGAGCCGGTGGAACCGCGCGCGGCGGACTGGGCGCTGAAGGACACCGGCAAGGAGGTCCGTTTCCGCGGGCTGGCGGCGGTCAGCCGCGGCACGGCCTGGGTCGCCGGTTCCAAGGGCACCGTCCTGCGCACGCTGGACGGCGGCCGCAGCTGGCAGGACGTCTCGCCGCCGGGCGCGGTCGCGGAGGGGCTGGAGCTGCGCGACATCGAGGCCTTCGACGCGCGGCGTGCGGTGGCCCTGTCGATCGGCGAGGGCGAGGCCTCCCGGGTGCTGCGCACCGAGGACGGCGGCGCCACCTGGACCGAGACCTTCCGCAACCCCGACCCGCGGGCCTTCTACGACTGCCTCACCTTCTTCGACTCGCGGCACGGGCTGGCGATGAGCGACCCGGTGGACGG is part of the Streptomyces subrutilus genome and encodes:
- a CDS encoding ABC-F family ATP-binding cassette domain-containing protein, with product MSHAPAFVTCSALSFDWPDGTPVFDGFHLTVGPGRTGLIGLNGCGKSTLLKLLAGELTPTDGQLSVAGSIGYLPQNITLDTALRVDEALGIRTARQALHAIEAGEATEANFTAVGDDWDVEERALATLDQLGLARIGLDRTVGELSGGECVLLRLAALLLARPDVLLLDEPTNNLDLRARGRLYAAVESWTGVMVLVSHDRELLERVDQIADLRDGEVRWYGGNFTDYEAMLAAEQDAAERMVRVAEADVQRQKRELADAHAKLARRKRYGQKMNDTKREPKIVMGARKRAAQESAGKHRILHTEKLAEAKERLDHAVEAVRDDDAIRIQLPATQVPPGRRVLTLGDLRLAHGASVPGEWELRGPERIALVGRNGSGKTTLLRTIAGQLAPESGEALTHVTTRFLPQRLDVLDESRSVVENVARFAPQATNNLIRARLAHFLFRGGRADRAAGTLSGGERFRAALAALLLAEPAPQLLMLDEPTNNLDLGSVRQLTDALESYEGALVVASHDVPFLESIGITRWLMLDGELRATTAEEVRGTLWHG
- a CDS encoding SsgA family sporulation/cell division regulator, encoding MITVIEQAAQARLVATAPKVETVPVTLCYDRADPFAVRMAFPAPATLEGVEVSWTFSRELLESGLDRPSGCGDVRVRPYDGDRTTIEFHAPEGVAIILMLTAELHRFLERASTVVPPGLEHLYLDVDHSLAELMRDTC